Genomic DNA from Coffea arabica cultivar ET-39 chromosome 7e, Coffea Arabica ET-39 HiFi, whole genome shotgun sequence:
tgattttcttttgtttcaaattttatcttttcaattttattttgaaagtACAAATATAAGTGCATTTTAAAATGTAAAACCAAATTACAAGTTAtggaaaaaatttcttttacgACAAAGTTTAACCCCTCGATTTGGAGGTTGAGTATGGATTCAATCACAAAATTTCtcctttgaaatttgaaatcgtTTAATTCAATATTTTTGTGTGTAGCAATTCAAAATTAATATGAAAAATAACTAAATTTGGTTTTTTTATACTTTTGtattgaatttttatttttatattttgctcGCCAATTTTACTTTATAGTAGTGTAACATTGACAATATGTTAAATCatgttttcaataaaaaaaaatagagaaattaaGACTCTTGGGCTAATAGAAATGGGAAATGCCAATCGTAATtactattatttaaaaaaaattccaacaaaaacACAACATAGTATACACATATGTGCACATATGAGTCTCATAAGTATATAAGAGAAAACTGTAGATTTTGTATAGCATAATATATCTTAAATGAAAAATTgtaatattattttattctGGTTTGACCAAGTGGAAGAAGTAgagaggaataagggaaaaggAATTAGAGGAGGTTGGAGGGGATGTCCAAGAGTTTGAGAAAGTGATGAAGAAAAAGGGGTGAAAAATTAGGGGGCGGGATAGAAGTTAGAGGAGAGGGGAATGGAAAACTAAGCAGTTAAGAGTGGCAGAAAAAATCGAAAAATGGAGGTGAACTACATACTTTGGAATTGTGGAGTATGACAAGGGTGGTAAAAAATGATAGGAAGAATTGCACTGTCATTGAAGGTGCGAAGGTCATATGAGACAATGGATAGCCAGCTAACAAGTAAGAGAGAATGAAAATGATTATAGTTTTTAACAATTCTAAGAACTTTAAAAATACAGctcacaaaattttttaatcTATATTAAAATCTATGAAAAACATTATTTTACAAACACTCAAAAATTTTAAGGCTATAAGAtaggagaattttttttttcaaaaatcgtGGAAAATAAATTAGTCACAATTTATGttttttatattataaattttgataaaCGGGTATAATTTTGATATATGGTTATAAATTTTAATctatattataaatttagtataatttTTTAGCCTTGTCAAatattttatcctatattacaatatataaatatgtattattattttgaacTGAAatataaagggataatttcagaaacctcccttgagagcTCTGACAGTTTCACTGAGTTTTcctgagatttgaaaaattacacatatcttccttatcaattaaaataataatattatccttaaatattttaatgaaattcccttGTTTGATATGTTTATACTTAGAAcgacttttgaaattattttttcattctttttccttcttattcttttttattttaattttttgccaataaaactaTAAGATTACCACTGTTATGTCTAGTTTTTATTGTAACCAAATATTGAATTAGTGCTTTTTTTTTATGAGTTAACTTTACACATAATCCAATGTTTTTGCTAATCTTTGTTTactattttttggtattaaaattaataataaataaaaaaatttgcccAAAActactactaaattatgataatcccactactcgaaaaattcataaattctgaatcaattatttcaacgttttattttctatcttataaatctaaatttataataaaataatatcaaaagTATTATATTATAGTTTTTTATCAAATAGTAGGAATGGACATAAAAAATTCGGCACCTTTACCTTATAATTACATTAGTAATCTTATAATTTTATGAGGAAGTAAATTAAAATTCATTACACAAGGACATTTTTGGgtgtttatttaaaaatttgactaaatcaatattattttaagattttgttacTAAAGCTATCAAATCAAGagaggtatatgtaattttttaaatctcgGGGGAGCTCAATGAAACTATTAAAAACCTGAGGAAAGGTTTCTGAATTATCGTAAATATAAGCCCActaattataacaaatttgtCAATCCAATTCCAATTTAGACACAAAATTCCCAAAACCAAGAGCATCACGGATTTCCTTTGTGCAAACAACACTTCCCATACCATGCCCAACCCTACTCTTTTCCCACGGCCTCCTTCCGCCTCTCATGTCCATCGTCCGCTACCATCCCCTCCTCTCTTGATTCGATAAGCTTCTCGGATAgtacttctttttcttctttgaatTCTTCTAACCAGGTTAATTGCAGAGAAGCATGGGCCATCGGAAAAACAAACCTGTGTCGggaagaaaaaaggggaaagaagTAGCCGTGACTTTTGTTTTAGAGAATGATGATTCCACTTCTGGGGATGGAGAGGCAAAGATGTTTGAAAAATTGCTAGGAAATACTGACATTCTTTCAGAGATTTTTTCCCGATTGCCTCCGCAAACCCTTTTTAGATTCAGTTGTATCTCAAAGAGCTTATGCAAGTTTATCGGACGAGCAGAATTTGCAGCCCTTCATTCTCGTAATTGTAAACTTGTCGCCGGAAGAACCATCACCGGGATTTTCATTCAGGAAATTTTCTACTACTATACATCCGGTTCCTGGTATACTGATGGAGGTAAAATCCAGTTTAATAATACAATCGAGTGGGAAGCTGGTGGGCTTCCTGATCCTTCGCTGGGGTTCTTAAAACAGAAGTCGAGATGTGATAAGGTTAACATCATTGATTCCTGTAATGGCCTTCTACTTTGCGGAAGTACCACTTACGGAAGGAACGGGAATAAACTTTTTGTCTGCCATCCTTTGACAAGGCAAAAGGTGGCTCTTCCCCATCCCaggacaccaacatccaaatccaagtcACGCAAGGAGGAGGAGGTTCTTTACGCCACTACATATGCCCTCATGGCAGATTTGGATCATCACCACCTTAAGTACAAAGTCGTGTGTTTATTTTTGCCCCAGACTACTACTCCTGATGATAATTATCCTCAATTGGTAATATGGTTTTCAGAGATAGGTCAATGGGTGGAGCTCGGCGAGAAGCTTCCACCCTTTAAGAGAGATCCGTTTCTACGGCGTTCTATCTCTAAGGTGTTCTTTAACGGAAGCATTTACTGGGATTGCCTGGAAGGTTACATTCTTGTGTGCCCTCTAAACTTGAAACCAGGGGAACCCTGCTATAAGTTGATTGACGCTCCACCAGCTCCGGAACGAAGGTCTTTGTGGAAATCAGAGGACAAGCTTCACTGCTACTGCCAAGGATTTGAAGATGAATTTCCGGAGTGGACCCTTAGCATGAATGGTGAGTACAAATCTAAGTGGGAGCTGCGGCGGGGCTCTGAAACATTCAGGAATTTGACGGCTGATGTTTCTGATCAAGTTGCTGCATTATACGGGAATCAGTGGGAGGCACCACCACGTATTCAATTCAAGATAATTTCATATGCTCCTCAATCGAAGACATTCTTCCTATGTATTGGAAAGACtgtttatatatattatttagacGAGAGGAGGCTGGAATACCTTGGTGGCTTGAACCCCCTTGAAGACACGACCTTCTCCTCTCATGGTGGTTATAGGGTCTTCCCTTACGTGCACAGCTTGGTGCGCATTCAATCTGCAAAGACAGCAGGAAATCGACTAGGAACAAGTATTGCAATGTCCATTCAAAATCGCAGAGTTGATCATGACGCAGATATAGGATTTGAAACGAAGAAGGTGAGAGGAAGACACAATAAGAGGACGCCAAAATGCCCGGATTATAGCCTAGAGGTTTAGTCCTTCTGATTGTTTCGGTGTTCCCCTAGTTTTGCACTAGTGATTACAGTTTTTTCTTCGTTCTTTAAACATATTATCCACCGCTGATTAAAAACTTTGCAGTAGTAACATGCTTTACATGTTTTTTGGAGCAAAAGTTTTGCTTTCAGTGAATGTTTGACCGTGATTTTTAAGAATGGCGAGTAATTACTACTATCCTGTTATATGGAGTGTCAGCAATAGATACTTTCACACGATAAAGTGCCTACTGAACCAGATGAATGGTCTGAGATGAATTTCCTCACTAATATTAGTGCAATTAAAAGCGATGGTACCAGCATTATTTTCCAGTCAATACTTCCATCTGCAAATGCAGTCTAGGTGCTTTTGGCCATCTGATTGGATTCAAATTCAGTGGTAGCCTTCTGAGAAACGTGACATTCTAGATATACAGTACTATTTTAAGGGAGAAGAGGTATAGTATAGACTCTTCCCCAGGATGCGTAAGCAGGTCTGTATGGCTTATAATTCTTCATTTGCTGCGAATTGACAAAAAAGTTGTAACAGAGAAATATGAAACTGACAGACAAAATCAGCAACTAACTAATGAGTAATTACTCCCTATAGCCTATGTTCGAGTCATGGATGTTCTGTCGAAACAAAGCATACAAAGTTGCAAGCACTACTCTTCTTCAGGGACATTTAATGCCTTTGCTACCATATTATATGCCTTAAGCTTAATATTAAGTCCAGATTGCAGAAAGGACATTTCATGCCcgccttcctttttctttctggtTGGAAACTTGAATGACTAATCATGATGTGCGTCTCGGTCTATTAGGTAACCAGTGGGTGAAAGTTGTACAATTAAATGCTTTTTATTCAACTTATTTTCTCACACTGGTTCGCGGTAAACAGGACAGAGACAAAAACTAtcctaaaagaaaagaaaatggtatCGTTAATGGGTAATCAATCAGCAGTCAATTGGTGCCTGGACATATGAAGAATACACCAAATTAATCGCAAAGATACAAACAAGATAACCAGAATTTGGAGAAAAAAATTAACTATAAGCTGCTGAATCCTGGAGGACCCCAAAAAAACCAGGCACCCAAGCAATGATGTTTCTGAACTAAGCACGGAAATACAAAAACTCGACTTCAGTTTAAGATACTTTCTTATGCTCCACAATCCTAAGGAACTTTTTTCTTTATCGCAATTGTTCTATATCCTTGACATCAATTAACTGAAAGGAGACTGAAGAGATGTCAGTTGCTGTCACCCTATTTGGCACAAGGACGTTCGATGTCAAGTGTTGTGTCTTGGTTTAGGTGGATGGTGCTTGTTGAGAAGAAAGCAGGGCATGGTGATGCAGAAGGAGACATGGGAATGGCATTCCCAAGATACTATGAGCGTGAATGATGAAGCAGAAACAGGTATTGAACTAAAAGAAGGTGTGAGGGGATGCGGGGGCTTCGTTGCCAAGGTTATATAGCATTGAGATTTATTAGTCTCTCTGTTTGTTGGCATCCCCTGTTTTTGCAGACGCTAGTTGCAATATTTTGTGTACTTGCAGGATTCTTATCCCCGATGTGTTAATTGGCAGTATGAATTGGCTTATTCATTTTTCTGCACAGAACTGTCGATCCTGCAACAATTTAATGATATCTTAGCTAAGCCGGTAGCAACTATGTTATTCTTTCTGCTTGATGTTCAAGTTGAATGCTTGAAGCTAATTTTATTTACTAAAAGGGGAACTTGTCCTCAGGAAGAAAACCTTATGGTCATAGAACTTGTGTTTTGTCTAAAAGAATTTTCAATCCTCAAAAGGAGTCAAAGCTATGACGTAATTAGGTATCTTCTTCAATTCTCCAGACAACTAGAGGGTTTTGAATCCTCGTACCCTTTTTTTTGGAAATAGAAACTTGTAATGTTGCCTAAACAGGGCCACAATCCCACAGAAACTCGGAATCTTGTATACAATTGATGATGGACAGATCCAAATTACCGCCTGGACTAGGATTTCCATAAAGGCTCAACTACTACTTGCAGCTAAATTTTAGTCCTGATTGACTTGATAAACTTATGAACCGTACGCTTCCTTGATTAAATAAAAACTTCTAACAGAGATTGGTATTTTGTAGCCTTGTTTTCTTCCTGCCGCTTGAACTTGATTCTTTGGGTGCTTTTGGTCAGCTTGATAACAGGAAAACATGGGCTGCCGTAAAAATAAAACTAGGTCGGGTCCTTCGAGATTGGAACTGGAAGAGGTAGTGAGCGATTTTAAAAGCGATGATGATTCTACTACTGATAAAGAAGAGCAAAGGATGTTTGAGAGATTGCGTGAGCGAACTGACGTTCTTTCAGAGGTTTTTTCACGGTTGCCTCCTCAAACGCTTTTTAGATTCATGTGTGTATCTAAGTACTTTTGCAATTTTATTAGACAAGCAGATTTTCCATCTCAACATTATCGTAATTGTAAAGCTATCGCCGGGAGAGCCCACACAGGGTTGTTTTTCCAGAAAATTAATGCATCTTCTTGGCCTGGGGAATGGAATACATGTTACTATATTTCGGTCAATTCAGAAGCCGGTGGGGTTCCGGATCCGTCCTTGGAATTCTTATGGCAAGTCGACTGTTCTGATGTGGTTGAAATCATTGATTCATGTAACGGCCTTCTACTCTGCAGCAATACGACTTGGGCAAGCAATGTGACAACATGTTTTGTCTGCAATCCTTTGACGAGGGAAAAGATCGCCCTTCCTCATCCCCGGAAACCAACCAACAGGATCTCCTATGCTCTGATGGCCGACTTGGATCATAATTGCCTCAAGTACAGAGTCTTGTGCTTAGTCAGATCAAAATTTTGTGACGAGCAATATTCCAAATTGTCAATTTTCTGTTCAGAAACAGCTGAATGGATGGAGATTGAGGAAAAGCTTCCGCCAGTCAGTTTGGAGTATCTGAGCGGTTCCAAGGTATTCTTCAATGGAAGCCTTTACTGGGATTCTCGAAGGTTATATCCTTGATGCGATTTTAATTTGACCGGAAAGGAACCATGCTATCGGAGGCTCCACGTGCTCCACTAGGCAGGTCTTTATGGAAATCAAGCGACAGGATTCACTGCTATTGCCATGGATTTGAAGACGATTTTCCAGAGTGGACGCTTAGCAAGAATGACAGTGCTGGTGAGAAAGAGGACTTTACATGGAAGCTGGAGGACTGCGATGATTTCAGGTGCTTGACGGATGATGTTTCTGCGGAATTAAGCGTTGGTTGGGTCATCGAAAGGAAGAAGCAAAAACCGCGGGTTCAGTTTAAGGTCATTTCATATGATCCTGAATCCACGACGGTTTTCCTATTTATCCCTGATGTAGTTTATACATACCAATTTACAGAGAGGAGGCTAGAACACCTCGGGGGCATCCAGTCTCTCGTTTTTGAGTAGCATTCATTTGCAGTTCTTTCCATTCTTTCCTGGCTGCTTGATTTCTGGAAATATGCTTCACGAAGTTTTTTCTGCACgaaactagttttttttttttttttgtttactattttttatcCGTAGTATAATTTTGGTAAAGAGGGTACTTCTTAGGACAATAATGCCTTTATTTCTATTTCATGTACATCTGCTTCCTAAGAACAAATTTAAGATCTTAAGACAAAATGTCAGATTGATTGAATTCTAACAATTTCCCGTTCCGCATGTCAGATGGTATCAGGATATTTGGGTCCTAAATTATTCTCTGGAGACGTGCCCAAAAAAGTAGTCTTTTTTCTTTAGGCAAATTGTTTTAAACTACTAGCTAGTTCCACGCGAGTCCTTTAAGAACATGTCCGGATAGTGAGAGGGAGAGGTCATACCGTGCAACATTTTCAATTGTTTCCATTAGAGACGAAAACTTTAATGGCTAATCATGCATGGCCTATTGATGGTCGCAGTCAaaataaataatggtcaattacAAGTTACCTCACCAATTCATCATGGTAATTAATGGAAGGACCAAGAAATATTCCATTTCCCAATCTAGTCCTATTATTCTTCTTAAATCCGCAGAAAATTGGGTAATGGAAGCAAGGAATTATTTAAATGCCTGTAAATCAAATGTttgtactactactactactactacatcCATCCATTGAAGTCAGAGATTCCAAAAGACAACAAACCTTTTATGCTTGGTCAATGCTAAACCTCAAAACTTGTATCGTATTGTTTTGGCTATTTTTACCGCTTAGCATTTCCCAACTTCATTACGTCTTACAAAAATGATTGATAATATTAAACAAATTGTACTTACTGtccaatgaatttttttttttttgggggtgcaTTTTAATTGCTTTCATCCACTCAAACCTTCAACATAAGTCTATCAGTAAGAGGTTTGGACCTAGATATCTTGGATTATACGTATTGGTTGGTGTATAAGTGTATTCAAGAATAAAATGTATTATCTACGTCGCCAACCAGCAAGGCGGGAAGGAAAactaaaatgtggaaaagcagGATGCATTTATTGATTAATCTGTTCTCGGGAAAGAAACCTAGCTTTCATAATTGAACCTCCATTCCAGCACAGCAAATCAGTACACAAGATATGGCAACACAAAGAAAATGTTTGAGAACCGAATTtaaggtatatatatatatatgacgtGATTAGCACCGTATCCATTGAAGGATTTCGTCAATTTGCAAAAGATCCTCATCAGAGGCCAAAAACTTGTGCTAATTATATTTTTGTCTACATTCAATGCAGTTGAGTTGGCTGACCAGACCGGCAATGGTAAAGAAAACTACTCcactaacaaaaaaaatgattatcagcattCTCCATCATTTCTAAAATCATTCTGCCAAGCTACAGGAGAAAAACAGTTAATAGGGGGTAATTAAATCAGGGGGAAAGAAATTAGAGATTTGATGGCAATAATTTTAGATGAGCATCAAGTTGGTACCCAAGCTGTAGCAAAAACGACATTGTGTCCCTTCCAAGTAAGCACAAGATCCTCTTCTTCCCTCTTCAGTCCCCATCCTGCTGCATGCTCATCAAGCATACTTTTCACCTCAGAAAATGCATCTTCACTGAAACTAACCCCCTTAAAGCTCGAACTTCTCATTCTTTGCACCCACCGATTTTTAGGCTCCAATCTCTCAATCCTTTGAAGACCCTCGTGGGCTATTACATTCTCGATTTTCCAACATATGTCTGCTTCATACCATTGCCTCTGCTTGCTCCCCCGCGGTAGAAATGTATCCACAGTATCATAAGGTATCCACAAATAATTAAAAGCGGACCTTAATCTACTGACTAAATTGTTTGACGTCAAATCTGCATCTTCATCGACCAAAACGAGAACTGTTGGCTCTAAACTCCTAAGTCTCTTTAGAAACATCGTTCGAAGAGATGCGTTTTGAGAAGATTCAAGTTGATGACTTGACAATGTTGTCGAACTGGAGACCACGGACAGGGTTTCTTCAGGGATGTAATGGAGCATCATGTGACAATTTATAACAAGTGCTTCGCCATTGTCTGCCCGAACAATTTGTTGCATTCGAAGTTGTTCAAATAACGAAGAGAATCCATCCGCGGAAGTCGAAGGGATCACCCTAAACTCCAATACTACGTTTCTAGACCTAGCAAAGTTGATCAACTTCGAACCTAACTCCTCGTACGACAGATCAATCATGGGCGGGATGCCGTCCGTGATGCAGGCTACCGTCAGCTTCACCAACGGATGGCCCTCGAGACGGGTAGCTATAGCATCTATCAACGTTGGAATTTGCATGCAATGAGTCAAACTCAAGTCAACGATGTGAATGACCGAATATCCCTCCACAGCTTCTAATATGGCCGTGTTTGCCGCCGTGAATCCGAATCTATGCCAGGGGGTTAAGTCCACAAAACTTGCTAGCTCTATGATGGAGAATTTATGGGTATCGATCCCCATATTCGTGTTTACATTAGCCATTGCGCTGAGTAGTTTGCAGTTTCCGCTGTTTGCGGCCCGGGCTATCAGAGCTCGAAGGAAGCCGCACGTGAGGCGCTGATTTGAGTCGCCATCGGGGGGTGCTATATTGTTGAGAACCCACAAGATTTGTTGAGTTAGAGTGGCGTCATTGCTCTCGATCGCATTGGCACAGTGGACTAGCAATTGTTCCATGCAGTTGGCGTCACCAAAGCTACCACCAAGTGATGATTTTGATGTAGGGAAACCGGGCCATGGCCTTGTTCGATGAATTTGGTTCTTATTCATGGAGGGCACCACAAACGGTGAGATTTGGTGCAAAGGTGGTGACTGTAAAGTCTCGGTGAATTGCATGATGAGGGAAGAAAGGATTGAGATTCCAGAGAGAGGAAAGGGGTCGAATTAATCAGAGCGGTATAATGACCGCTGTTTTGTAATTCCAAACTCCAAGTTTTTCTATAGTAGTAGTAGAAAAGGAGGGGAAGAATGAAAAGCTGGATACAAATATAAGGAAAGGGACTAGACTAGCAGTGGTACCTGGCCATTGGGAAGCGATCCATGAACGGTTGGTGCAGATTTTGGGAAAATTTCTGCAAAGGAATCGAGGAAAAGAGACTGTTCAGcctttaattttttgtttttccttctctttatCAAGTTTGATACTACAATTTTTTGCTATGGAGAGTAAAAGGAGTTGTGAGAGAGTCTCTCATCCCAAAGACAGGTACTTGTGAGCGAAGTCAAAATAGGCAAAAGAGAGATTTCTTTCAGTTTGCAGGCTTTTTCAGCACACTCACAAAAGGAGCTGGAACAAAGGGCTGTATGGATACACCAAAAGAGAGGAACGTTTTTAAGGCTACAAAAGGGTCTTACAGCTCCACAGAGACACATAAGCACAAGAAGGGAAGAGAGAgacggagagagagagagagaactcaGAGAAGGGAATGGTAGTGATAATATGGCATAATTATAGTAGTATATTTTGTATTAAAGGAGAGACAGTAGAGTTGTGTCGGATTTTGGTGGCATGTGAGAAAGCCGGCCACAGGGTTGTCGATATGTGAGAGTTGGGATTTGTCAGCTACTACAGAGACTCTCCTCGTAGCATAAGACTGAAACAAGTTCAGCTTTGGCTCACTCACGGGTCATCATGCTCAAATCATTTATGCCCTGCCTCGCatatacattatatatatatatataaccgaTTCCACTTCCACGATAATTGTGTATTATTTCATCAATCTTTGCAATTTAAAGCCTTTGTGCTTGCAAGAATTAAATTATATAATCCTTTCCTGCATGCATATTTAAAAGGGTTCAGTTGATCATGCTTGCTTGTATGTGCTTTTTGGATGTAAACTAACTGAAGTTTTCAGAAAATGGACATTAATTATGAGGCAAATATAGTATAAACCTATTCATTTATctgaaatatatatatgaatagAAATTGCAATATCTGTCTGTCTGCTGAGTTGTTCTTCAGCTGATTCTATTATCTATTCGAGACTCATgccatttaaaaattaaaatcaataagacaaaggaaggatcattgtcgaagcCAATGAGGATAATAGACTCCTTACTGATTCCGCCTTTTTTCTCCGTCCGGCTTTCTTGCCAACACATTCCGCCATAGGTTCCATAGTTTAACGTTACCTGTATTTTTCAGACCCCTTTGCATCATTGCATGAATAACGTCAAATTGTTGCAAGTAATGTCTGCATCAAACTGAAACTGCACACTCCAATTGTCAAGCAATAATTGCAAAACTCCTCCACCGCTGACCACATGATGCAAGAGTACCGGTAAAACAGGCCAGTATTTACTTACTGCAAATTAACAGTTTATGCtaatggttaaaaaaaaaaaaccagcaaCCTGGAATCATTTCGGTAGCTCACATGTAGCAGCTGTTTTGGAGATGGAATTCCTATATCAATCTCTCTGTACAAAACCACCAGAAATTCTCATGCCATCAAATAGTTATAAGGGAAAATGACCCGTTTCATCCCTCATATttcgcaaaaatattcttttcatccctcacttttaaaatgaagcaaattcatCCCtgatatttaaaaattaaagctattacatccctgaacctaattttcaatctgaatcaaaccatccaataaCCCAGTAATAAAATTCGAAAATAGAATTAATAGATTATTCGGTCAACttcatcatattcacatgacatttattaaacaaaaaaaataaaaattataacataaaaggtCATTCTTTGTCTTGAaatagtagagttttttttttggtaaatcttTTCTTGCACTGTTAGTATATCTGCTTGCGAATCTAgatgtgtatcataaatataaattttggtgtttaaatcTAAATTAAAATGATGTGGCGGTACATAAAACCGTCAGTGTATACAATAataatgtaggaaagattaatctttcttttttatgttataatttttttttttctttttaggttcattaaatttcacatgaatatcaagttgagttaaccaAGTGATCTGCCAATTACATTCCCGAAATTTGTAATCAGGTTGATtggtgg
This window encodes:
- the LOC113701538 gene encoding scarecrow-like protein 32 codes for the protein MQFTETLQSPPLHQISPFVVPSMNKNQIHRTRPWPGFPTSKSSLGGSFGDANCMEQLLVHCANAIESNDATLTQQILWVLNNIAPPDGDSNQRLTCGFLRALIARAANSGNCKLLSAMANVNTNMGIDTHKFSIIELASFVDLTPWHRFGFTAANTAILEAVEGYSVIHIVDLSLTHCMQIPTLIDAIATRLEGHPLVKLTVACITDGIPPMIDLSYEELGSKLINFARSRNVVLEFRVIPSTSADGFSSLFEQLRMQQIVRADNGEALVINCHMMLHYIPEETLSVVSSSTTLSSHQLESSQNASLRTMFLKRLRSLEPTVLVLVDEDADLTSNNLVSRLRSAFNYLWIPYDTVDTFLPRGSKQRQWYEADICWKIENVIAHEGLQRIERLEPKNRWVQRMRSSSFKGVSFSEDAFSEVKSMLDEHAAGWGLKREEEDLVLTWKGHNVVFATAWVPT